Part of the Miscanthus floridulus cultivar M001 unplaced genomic scaffold, ASM1932011v1 fs_460_2_3, whole genome shotgun sequence genome is shown below.
CGAGGTCGGAGAAGGTAGCGCGCCGATCCCGTCATGTGATTGGACGCTCCGTTGTCCAGGATCCATCGCTTAGATCCCGGTCCACCTCATCGTCAAGGTTGGGGATGACCTTCCGCTCGATGAGGTGGAGCTCTgcggacggcggcggtggagcagAGGAGTGCGCCGGTGGAGAAAGGGGAACGGCCTCCTCATGGGCCAGTGTCGAAGGCGAGCATCAGGgtgtgctcctcctcctcctgggccaCATGGGCCTGATGGGCCAGCTCCTCCTTCTTCTTGCTGCGACAGTCGCTGGCCCAGTGGCCTTTCTTGCCACAGCGCGGGCAGGGAGAGTCCGGCGGCGGACGAGGCTCGCCGGAGCCGCGCCCCCGTCCTCTGCCCCGGCCTCTGCCGCGACCACCGGAGCTGGAGCCGCTGCGGGAGAACTCTGGCCCCTTCTTCTTGTACTTTTTGATCCACTGCTCCTCTGTAAGAAGCAGCTTGCCGCTCGCGTTCTGCGGCGGCGATGGCTCGACGTCGTCGGCCGCCTTGAGCCTCCCGGTGACTTCTTCGATTGACAACTGTGAAAAGTCAAGGAGTGTCTCAATTGAGATTACCAGTTGCTTGTACCGCGGACGAGCGACGCGTAGGTACTTGGCCACCACGCGATGGTCTGGCTCCGGATCACCAAGGGCTGCCATCCGCTGCGTGATGTTGGTGAGACGCAGGGCGAACTCCTCGAT
Proteins encoded:
- the LOC136531857 gene encoding transcription regulatory protein SNF2-like translates to MKLKLQARHLWDAIEFPDTAEYDDDRSALDAICSAVPEEMVPALATKDTAYDAWEAIKTFRISDDRVRRSTAQTLRAEYENIMLRADEAIEEFALRLTNITQRMAALGDPEPDHRVVAKYLRVARPRYKQLVISIETLLDFSQLSIEEVTGRLKAADDVEPSPPQNASGKLLLTEEQWIKKYKKKGPEFSRSGSSSGGRGRGRGRGRGRGSGEPRPPPDSPCPRCGKKGHWASDCRSKKKEELAHQAHVAQEEEEHTLMLAFDTGP